In Flavivirga abyssicola, the following are encoded in one genomic region:
- a CDS encoding T9SS type B sorting domain-containing protein: MKKIIIFGILCFSLYSYTQNEASNWYFGANAGIRFNPNGTITELTAGQLNTDEGCTTISDANGNLLFYTDGITVWDRLHRPMPNANGIVGSGLYGDPSSTQSAIVIPKPKDPSIYYIFTADTSLNGDPDRGFHYSEVNMRLNGTFGDVTSKNINLLPNSTEKISAVVKDCDTQALWVITLSSLNGDPTDFIFDTFHAFEVTDTGINTTPVSSTFSGLNIFDQRGYLKLSPDGTKLACANSIDGLFLYDFDVNSGKVSNQKQIDINFSRPGKSQSPYGVEFSQNNNILYVTTYYNPLTIDELIDPTEQYGALLQYDLTATDINATEVVLDNRQTYRGSLQLGPDGRIYRAMSITYPQGSPFLSVINNPNVLGPSCNYKHNEISLSRDSRQGLPPFITSFFAQKIDIIGNNSTSTRLQLCEGDSYRLEADYGSGATYSWKKDGVHQAAYTEHFFDVTETGLYKLFIDLNTGKCDDTFEGIANVTINKKPIAYDAILTQCDEDGILGGLTRFDLTQANSDLTGGVPELATRFFTDSSRTTEVPNSSDYTFNADAPEPIYVEVYNTNTNCYDTSVLTLNLSTRFLAPYRYNDCDELGSEDGINTFHLDDITTNIQTSNSFTHPIIFYKTFVDALLEENNIEGPSYTNNDSPYSQTIYARIENNNACFGIIEVRLIVNKLPDIDTEDLTYYYCLNESPQTIPINALIPRNVQNDYTYSWSTDENSYEIQINEPKNYIVTATNTITGCSKKRTIVVLPSNVATIQEINVVDASQNNTITVIATGEGTYEYRLIDENNTVVFPYQESNVFENVFPGIYTVTVNDVKNDCGPPTNDKAYVIGFPKFFTPNNDGKHDTWQIYGVSNMFQPNTKIRIFNRYGKLIKQITPLGEGWDGTINGQKLPVDDYWFDIELQDGRVFKNHFTLKY; encoded by the coding sequence ATGAAAAAAATTATCATATTCGGAATACTTTGTTTTAGCTTATATTCCTATACTCAAAATGAAGCTTCAAACTGGTATTTCGGTGCCAATGCTGGAATTCGTTTTAATCCTAATGGAACCATTACAGAACTTACAGCCGGTCAATTAAATACAGATGAAGGCTGTACTACAATTTCTGATGCTAATGGTAATTTATTATTTTATACCGATGGAATAACAGTTTGGGACAGACTACACAGACCTATGCCAAATGCAAACGGTATCGTTGGGAGTGGTTTGTATGGAGATCCTTCAAGCACGCAATCGGCAATCGTAATCCCTAAACCTAAAGACCCCAGTATATATTATATTTTTACAGCAGACACCTCTTTAAATGGCGATCCAGATCGTGGGTTTCACTATTCTGAAGTGAATATGAGGTTAAATGGAACATTTGGAGACGTCACATCAAAAAATATTAATTTATTACCTAATAGTACCGAAAAAATTAGTGCTGTTGTCAAAGATTGTGATACACAAGCCCTTTGGGTAATTACGCTCTCTTCTTTAAATGGAGACCCTACTGATTTTATTTTCGATACATTTCATGCTTTTGAAGTTACTGATACGGGTATAAATACAACACCCGTTTCCTCTACTTTTAGTGGTCTCAACATATTCGATCAAAGAGGTTACTTAAAATTATCTCCTGATGGCACAAAACTGGCATGTGCAAATTCAATTGACGGTTTATTTCTTTATGATTTTGATGTGAATTCTGGTAAGGTAAGTAATCAAAAACAAATAGATATCAATTTTTCCCGTCCAGGGAAAAGTCAGTCTCCCTATGGTGTTGAATTCTCTCAAAACAATAACATTTTATATGTCACAACATATTACAACCCTTTAACAATTGACGAATTAATAGATCCAACAGAACAATACGGAGCACTATTACAATACGATTTAACTGCTACAGATATAAATGCCACTGAAGTTGTACTAGACAACAGACAAACATACAGGGGGAGCCTACAACTAGGTCCAGATGGTAGAATTTATAGGGCCATGAGCATTACATACCCCCAAGGCTCTCCATTTTTATCTGTTATAAATAATCCTAATGTTTTGGGACCATCGTGTAATTACAAGCATAATGAAATTAGTTTAAGTCGTGACTCAAGGCAAGGCCTACCACCATTTATAACATCCTTCTTTGCTCAAAAAATAGATATTATAGGCAATAACTCCACATCTACAAGATTACAGTTATGTGAAGGAGACTCTTATAGATTAGAAGCTGATTATGGTTCTGGAGCTACTTACTCATGGAAAAAAGATGGTGTTCATCAAGCTGCTTATACAGAACATTTTTTTGATGTTACCGAAACAGGACTATATAAATTATTCATAGATTTGAATACAGGTAAATGCGATGACACGTTTGAAGGTATTGCAAATGTAACTATCAATAAAAAACCCATAGCATATGATGCCATACTTACGCAATGTGATGAGGATGGTATTTTAGGAGGTTTAACAAGATTTGATCTAACTCAGGCTAATAGCGATTTAACAGGAGGGGTTCCTGAATTGGCTACTAGATTTTTTACTGATAGTAGTAGAACAACCGAAGTTCCAAATAGTAGTGATTATACTTTCAATGCAGATGCTCCAGAACCTATTTATGTTGAAGTTTATAATACAAATACAAACTGTTATGATACTTCCGTTTTAACTTTAAATTTAAGCACTAGATTCTTAGCGCCATATAGATATAATGACTGCGATGAATTAGGGTCTGAAGATGGTATTAATACATTTCATTTAGATGATATTACTACCAATATTCAAACGAGTAACAGCTTTACACATCCAATAATTTTTTATAAAACCTTTGTTGATGCGCTTTTAGAAGAAAATAATATAGAAGGGCCATCTTATACTAATAATGATAGTCCTTACAGTCAAACGATTTATGCTCGTATTGAAAACAATAATGCTTGTTTTGGTATTATAGAAGTAAGGCTTATTGTCAATAAATTACCGGATATAGATACTGAGGACTTAACGTATTATTACTGCCTAAACGAATCACCCCAAACCATTCCAATTAACGCACTTATACCAAGGAACGTACAAAATGATTACACGTATAGCTGGTCTACAGATGAAAATTCTTATGAAATTCAAATAAATGAACCTAAAAACTATATAGTAACTGCTACAAATACTATTACTGGTTGTTCCAAAAAAAGAACTATTGTCGTTCTTCCTTCTAACGTAGCAACTATTCAAGAAATCAATGTTGTTGATGCTTCACAAAATAATACGATTACCGTAATTGCCACTGGTGAAGGCACATATGAGTATAGATTGATTGATGAAAATAACACGGTCGTATTTCCTTATCAAGAAAGTAATGTTTTTGAAAATGTTTTTCCTGGTATTTATACCGTAACTGTTAATGATGTAAAAAATGATTGCGGGCCGCCAACTAATGACAAAGCCTATGTTATTGGTTTTCCAAAGTTTTTTACACCTAATAATGACGGTAAGCACGATACCTGGCAAATATATGGTGTTTCAAATATGTTTCAGCCTAACACTAAAATTCGTATTTTTAACAGATATGGTAAATTAATAAAACAAATAACCCCTCTTGGAGAAGGTTGGGATGGTACTATTAATGGCCAAAAGCTTCCTGTTGATGATTATTGGTTTGACATTGAACTACAAGATGGAAGAGTCTTTAAAAACCATTTTACCTTAAAATACTAA
- a CDS encoding serine hydrolase domain-containing protein produces MISSCIKNIFEWKFLMFCLKFNVCFVLVFLVGCNKDLELEEVSNYKITLISGNNQIGFQNTTLLEDIVVKVEDELGASASGIALNVELVSESGEVNNGASIITNEEGLVSISWKLGSNYNNILKVFSGSNQSSSVSVSAIAKYKYTIPESVNDGWNSSDVTALLPNANKLYDGIDEIRNENYKEIHSVLLSVNNNLVFEEYFAGTNSFGEFIDYDKNKPHELQSVNKSFRGAMIGIAIDKGFITSDQVPLKDFFPELSYLSQGGKENILLEHFLAMSSGLEWNEGTDLTGFYGTPFETAHTYVLSKALENTPGSTFEYNTGASFVLNRIMMNSIHVGFEVFAKDYYSDLVESSALPGTGEPLDFRNTPRDMLKLGQVYLNDGKWKDTQVISKAWIDESTKVKFNVSSNSSYGYQWWIRNFNTGVNTYNCFYAAGFGGQYIFVIKELGLVAVFTGGNFNSDMNIPYEIMENYILPAFVE; encoded by the coding sequence ATGATTTCATCTTGTATTAAAAATATTTTTGAATGGAAATTTTTGATGTTCTGTTTAAAATTCAACGTATGCTTTGTATTGGTATTCTTAGTTGGATGCAATAAAGATTTAGAACTTGAAGAAGTTTCTAATTATAAAATAACTTTAATATCTGGAAATAACCAGATTGGATTTCAAAACACAACGCTATTAGAAGATATAGTGGTTAAAGTTGAAGATGAACTTGGAGCTAGTGCTTCTGGAATAGCCTTGAATGTTGAGCTTGTTTCAGAAAGTGGAGAAGTAAATAACGGTGCCTCAATAATAACAAATGAAGAAGGTTTAGTCAGTATTTCTTGGAAACTAGGATCAAATTATAATAATATATTGAAAGTGTTTTCAGGTTCTAATCAATCTTCATCGGTTTCGGTCAGTGCAATTGCCAAGTATAAATACACTATTCCTGAGAGTGTAAATGATGGTTGGAATAGCTCCGATGTTACTGCTCTTTTACCAAATGCAAATAAACTATATGATGGTATTGATGAAATTAGAAATGAGAACTATAAAGAAATACACTCGGTATTATTATCTGTAAATAATAATTTAGTTTTTGAAGAATATTTTGCTGGTACAAACTCTTTCGGAGAATTTATAGATTATGATAAAAACAAACCCCATGAATTGCAATCGGTTAATAAATCTTTTAGAGGAGCCATGATTGGAATAGCCATAGATAAAGGATTTATTACTAGCGATCAGGTGCCATTAAAAGATTTTTTCCCAGAATTGAGCTATTTATCACAGGGAGGAAAAGAAAACATACTTTTAGAACACTTTTTAGCTATGTCTTCTGGTTTAGAATGGAATGAAGGCACCGACTTAACCGGGTTTTATGGAACGCCTTTTGAAACGGCACATACCTATGTGCTTTCCAAAGCTTTGGAGAATACACCTGGATCTACTTTTGAGTATAACACAGGAGCGTCTTTTGTATTAAATAGAATTATGATGAATTCAATTCATGTAGGTTTTGAGGTTTTTGCTAAAGATTATTATTCTGATTTGGTTGAAAGTAGCGCATTACCTGGAACTGGAGAGCCTCTGGATTTTAGAAATACCCCGAGAGATATGTTAAAATTAGGACAGGTATATTTAAATGATGGCAAATGGAAAGATACTCAGGTCATTTCAAAAGCCTGGATTGATGAATCTACTAAAGTGAAGTTCAATGTATCTTCAAATAGCTCTTACGGATACCAATGGTGGATAAGAAACTTTAATACGGGAGTAAATACATATAATTGTTTTTATGCAGCTGGTTTTGGAGGTCAATACATTTTTGTTATTAAAGAACTGGGGCTGGTTGCTGTTTTTACAGGAGGAAATTTTAATTCTGATATGAACATTCCTTATGAAATCATGGAAAATTATATTCTACCAGCGTTTGTTGAGTGA
- a CDS encoding T9SS type B sorting domain-containing protein, whose product MRTIVLLIMACCLACSNIFAQKQAANWYFGENAGLRFDLDTNSLIVLNDGQLNTREGCASISDSFGNLLFYSDGVTVWNRNHAVMANGNNLYGDASSTQSAIIIPKPGDPTIYYIFTVDNNLDGANFGLNYSIVDISLNAGLGEVVSKNSNLLRECSEKITAVLKNCNSEDLWVLTLAAEDGSTTPGVFNTFHAFEVTALGVNPVSQKSTFNINISDARGYLKLSPDGTKVACANVRDGLYLYDFDSDLGTVSNQLQIRIPSTSRYPYGVEFSPNSQLLYVHSSNDYFDATGGEDPTTHTSVLSQFDLTAADIRRSIVTLDDRQLFRGGLQLGPNGKIYRALSSTYEQGQYFLGVIENPNRVGIACNYNHFAVDLRGASSQGLPPFITSFFNTEIDIIRNGLSTVNLLLCDGKSYELIADEIVGATYIWTKDGITLTENDFNLEVTEAGHYEVYIDPNNGDCALVGQAFVNYTTNPIANDATLIQCDEDGLVDGLTRFNLNEANDLLTGGDPNLSTVFYLNATDASINNTVNAINASNFSNTINQQIIHVAVVNNATKCYSNSELTLDVSTTNSGNTQLTGCDDDGIEDGFFEFNLNEAESDIVNGLPSGVNTSYFESYTDALLEQNKLDTFFTNTIPYSQTIYARVENANDCYGISEILLIVNQLPEIETEELTYYCLNTFPQTITINADTINNASTNYTYNWSTGDNTYDIQINQSGTYTVTVTNDNGCFKTRNITVETSNIATINAIEVVDASQNNTITVSVSGEGLYEYALLNNDGVQTPFQTNPVFENVFPGIYTVIVNDYENNCGAIDDQVSVIGFPKFFTPNNDGVHDKWQVLGISDMFQANSKILIYNRFGKLIKQLNPLGEGWDGRFNGEKLPTDDYWFAVTLQDGRVLKNHFTLKR is encoded by the coding sequence ATGAGAACAATTGTATTATTAATAATGGCTTGTTGTTTGGCATGCTCAAACATTTTTGCCCAGAAACAAGCCGCTAATTGGTATTTCGGAGAAAATGCAGGTCTAAGATTCGATTTAGACACTAATTCCCTAATAGTATTAAACGACGGACAGCTAAATACCAGAGAAGGCTGTGCGTCTATATCTGATAGTTTTGGTAATTTATTGTTTTATTCTGATGGTGTTACGGTATGGAACAGAAACCATGCAGTAATGGCTAATGGAAATAACCTGTACGGAGATGCCTCAAGTACGCAATCTGCTATAATTATCCCTAAACCAGGAGACCCAACAATTTATTATATTTTTACTGTAGACAATAATTTGGATGGCGCCAATTTTGGGTTAAATTATTCAATAGTGGATATATCTTTAAATGCTGGTCTAGGTGAAGTTGTAAGCAAGAACAGTAATCTATTAAGAGAATGCTCTGAAAAAATTACAGCCGTTTTAAAAAACTGTAATTCAGAAGATCTATGGGTACTTACTTTGGCTGCAGAGGATGGTTCCACTACTCCTGGGGTTTTTAATACGTTTCATGCTTTTGAAGTAACCGCTTTAGGTGTAAACCCCGTATCCCAAAAGTCTACATTTAATATAAATATATCTGATGCCAGAGGCTATTTAAAATTATCTCCAGATGGAACAAAAGTAGCATGTGCTAATGTACGAGATGGTTTATACTTATATGATTTTGATTCTGACCTTGGAACTGTGTCTAATCAACTCCAAATTAGAATCCCATCAACGAGCAGGTATCCTTATGGGGTAGAATTCTCACCAAATAGCCAATTATTATATGTACACTCTTCTAATGATTATTTTGATGCTACAGGTGGTGAAGATCCAACCACGCATACATCTGTATTAAGTCAATTTGATTTAACTGCAGCAGATATTCGACGCTCAATAGTCACATTAGATGATAGGCAACTTTTTAGAGGCGGCTTACAATTAGGACCAAATGGTAAAATATACAGAGCTTTAAGCTCTACATACGAACAAGGTCAATATTTTTTAGGCGTTATTGAAAATCCAAATAGAGTGGGTATTGCATGTAATTACAACCACTTTGCTGTTGATTTAAGAGGTGCTAGTTCCCAAGGATTACCTCCTTTTATCACTTCATTCTTTAATACAGAAATAGATATTATTAGAAATGGATTAAGTACCGTTAATCTTTTACTTTGTGATGGCAAGTCTTATGAGTTAATAGCTGACGAAATAGTTGGAGCAACTTACATCTGGACAAAAGATGGTATAACGCTAACCGAAAATGATTTTAATCTTGAAGTAACAGAAGCTGGACATTATGAAGTTTATATCGATCCAAACAATGGAGATTGTGCTCTGGTTGGCCAAGCTTTTGTAAATTACACCACAAACCCTATAGCTAATGATGCGACATTAATTCAATGTGACGAAGACGGTTTAGTTGATGGCTTAACTCGTTTTAATTTAAATGAAGCAAATGACTTACTTACAGGGGGAGACCCTAATTTATCTACAGTTTTCTATTTAAATGCAACAGATGCATCTATCAATAATACAGTAAATGCTATTAACGCCAGCAATTTTAGCAATACTATTAACCAGCAAATTATTCATGTTGCTGTAGTAAATAATGCAACTAAATGTTATAGTAATTCTGAATTAACACTTGATGTTAGTACGACAAATTCTGGAAATACCCAACTCACTGGTTGTGATGACGATGGCATTGAAGATGGTTTTTTTGAGTTTAATTTAAACGAAGCTGAAAGTGATATTGTAAATGGACTTCCTTCAGGAGTAAATACTTCTTATTTTGAATCTTACACAGATGCACTTTTAGAACAGAATAAATTAGATACGTTTTTTACTAATACAATACCATATTCCCAAACCATTTATGCCCGTGTTGAAAATGCTAATGACTGCTACGGTATTAGTGAAATTTTACTTATTGTTAATCAATTACCAGAAATTGAAACAGAAGAATTAACCTATTACTGTCTAAATACATTTCCCCAAACTATTACCATAAATGCAGATACTATAAATAATGCTTCTACAAATTATACATATAATTGGTCTACAGGAGATAATACTTATGATATACAGATTAATCAATCAGGCACTTATACCGTAACTGTTACAAATGATAATGGTTGTTTTAAAACAAGAAACATTACCGTAGAAACATCTAACATTGCAACCATTAATGCTATTGAAGTGGTTGATGCCTCTCAAAACAATACCATTACAGTATCTGTAAGTGGAGAAGGACTATATGAATACGCTCTTTTAAATAATGATGGTGTACAAACACCATTTCAAACGAATCCTGTTTTTGAAAATGTATTTCCAGGCATATATACCGTTATTGTTAATGATTATGAAAATAATTGTGGAGCAATAGACGATCAAGTCTCTGTTATTGGATTTCCTAAATTTTTCACTCCAAATAACGATGGCGTACATGACAAATGGCAAGTCCTAGGCATTTCCGATATGTTTCAGGCAAACTCAAAAATTCTAATATACAATCGTTTCGGAAAATTAATAAAACAACTAAACCCCTTAGGTGAAGGCTGGGATGGACGTTTCAATGGAGAAAAACTACCGACTGATGATTACTGGTTTGCTGTTACTCTACAAGATGGTAGAGTATTAAAAAATCATTTTACATTAAAACGTTAA
- a CDS encoding ABC transporter permease codes for MLRLLNLELQKLLLNRTSKILIFVSFVLPFFVILLSSLKINVFGFFTLELGELGIFNFPIIWHLTTFFASQFKFFFAIVVVSMIGNEYSNKTIKQNLIDGLSKKEFILSKFYTIVFFSLVSTILISLISLCIGLYYSSYTEASIIFRETEFLLAYFVKLIGFFSLCLFFGMLVKRSAFALAFLFILYIVEWILFGLMAWKLDTGLAERIQNFFPLKSMYKLIDQPFQRIAMTKFPDKVDLSYDYGAHGYEIAIVIGWTALFIFLSYRLLKKRDL; via the coding sequence ATGTTACGACTTTTAAATTTAGAATTACAAAAACTTCTTCTTAATAGAACAAGTAAAATACTCATATTTGTTTCATTTGTTTTACCATTTTTTGTTATCCTTTTATCGTCCCTAAAAATTAATGTATTTGGTTTTTTTACTTTAGAGTTAGGCGAGTTAGGTATTTTTAATTTTCCTATAATTTGGCATTTAACCACTTTTTTTGCGTCTCAATTTAAATTCTTTTTTGCCATTGTTGTAGTAAGTATGATTGGCAATGAGTACAGCAATAAAACCATAAAACAAAACCTTATTGATGGCTTAAGTAAGAAAGAATTTATCCTTTCAAAATTTTACACGATTGTTTTCTTTTCTTTGGTTTCAACCATACTTATAAGTTTAATTTCTCTTTGTATCGGACTTTATTATTCAAGTTATACAGAAGCTTCTATAATTTTTAGGGAAACCGAGTTTTTATTAGCCTATTTTGTAAAACTAATTGGTTTCTTTAGTTTGTGTTTATTTTTTGGAATGCTTGTAAAACGATCTGCTTTTGCTTTAGCATTTCTTTTTATACTTTACATTGTAGAGTGGATACTATTTGGTCTAATGGCTTGGAAATTAGACACTGGTTTAGCTGAAAGAATACAAAACTTCTTCCCTTTAAAATCAATGTATAAACTAATTGATCAACCGTTTCAAAGAATTGCAATGACTAAATTTCCAGATAAGGTTGATTTATCATATGACTATGGAGCACACGGGTATGAAATAGCCATTGTTATAGGTTGGACAGCTCTATTCATCTTTTTATCGTACAGATTATTAAAAAAGCGCGATTTATGA
- a CDS encoding ABC transporter ATP-binding protein: MESILTINNLTKKFGYLTAVKDLSFTINKGNVYGILGPNGSGKSTTLGIVLNVVNKTQGDFHWFDGNISTHDALKKVGAIIERPNFYPYMTATQNLRLVCKIKGVDYSKIEEKLEVVGLLERKDSKFRTYSLGMKQRLAIASALLNDPEILILDEPTNGLDPQGIHQIREIIKQIAAKGTTILLASHLLDEVEKVCSHVVVLRKGVKLYSGRVDEMISSHGFFELKTNKQNELITLLENNTSFKNIKVEDDLITAFLNTPMESEDFNKHLFEKGIILTHLVQRKESLEEQFLQLTDNN; this comes from the coding sequence TTGGAGTCTATACTAACAATTAACAACCTCACTAAAAAATTTGGGTATTTAACAGCAGTAAAAGATTTATCATTCACCATAAACAAAGGCAACGTTTATGGTATTTTGGGTCCTAACGGAAGTGGAAAATCCACAACTTTAGGTATCGTTTTAAATGTTGTAAATAAAACACAGGGCGATTTTCATTGGTTTGATGGAAATATATCAACCCATGATGCTCTTAAAAAAGTGGGAGCTATTATAGAACGTCCAAATTTTTACCCATACATGACAGCAACTCAAAATTTAAGGCTGGTTTGTAAAATTAAAGGTGTTGATTATAGTAAAATTGAAGAAAAATTAGAAGTGGTGGGGCTTCTAGAACGAAAAGACAGTAAATTTAGAACGTATTCATTAGGAATGAAACAACGTTTAGCTATTGCATCTGCACTTTTAAACGATCCTGAAATTCTTATTCTAGATGAACCAACAAATGGACTAGACCCTCAAGGGATTCACCAAATTAGAGAAATTATAAAGCAGATCGCTGCAAAAGGTACAACCATTCTTTTGGCATCGCATCTATTGGATGAAGTTGAAAAGGTTTGCTCCCATGTTGTTGTTCTACGTAAAGGTGTTAAACTATACTCTGGGCGGGTAGATGAAATGATTTCCAGCCATGGTTTTTTCGAATTAAAAACAAATAAACAGAACGAGTTAATAACCTTACTAGAAAATAATACGTCGTTTAAAAATATTAAAGTGGAAGATGATTTAATAACTGCCTTTTTAAACACGCCTATGGAATCTGAAGATTTTAATAAACACCTATTCGAAAAAGGTATTATACTCACACATCTGGTACAACGTAAAGAAAGTTTAGAAGAACAATTTTTACAATTAACAGACAACAACTAA
- a CDS encoding IS1096 element passenger TnpR family protein, producing the protein MIYRFRVILDNDTEDDIFRDLEIRETDSLEDLHNIITQSFGFDGTEMASFYLSDDQWNQGEEISLFDLSEDNSARLMNETEISSVVHEVQPKMIYIYDFLSMWTFYVELAEIVEEAKGADYPNLMFVQGQVPDEAPDKLFEADTDDDLDEFEDGIDVDDYNNLDFDENWN; encoded by the coding sequence ATGATTTACAGATTTAGAGTTATTTTAGATAATGATACCGAAGATGATATTTTTCGCGATTTAGAAATTCGCGAAACGGACTCTCTTGAAGATTTACATAATATCATTACTCAATCCTTTGGATTTGACGGAACAGAAATGGCCTCTTTTTATTTAAGTGATGACCAATGGAATCAAGGTGAAGAAATTTCGTTGTTCGATTTAAGTGAAGATAACTCTGCTCGTTTAATGAACGAAACAGAAATTAGTAGCGTTGTACATGAAGTACAGCCAAAAATGATTTACATATACGACTTTTTAAGCATGTGGACTTTCTATGTTGAATTAGCTGAAATTGTTGAAGAAGCTAAAGGCGCAGATTATCCTAATTTAATGTTTGTTCAAGGTCAAGTACCAGATGAAGCTCCTGATAAATTATTTGAAGCAGATACCGATGATGATCTTGATGAATTTGAAGATGGTATTGATGTTGATGATTACAATAATTTAGACTTTGATGAGAACTGGAATTAA
- a CDS encoding COX15/CtaA family protein — protein MKKDHKKVIYWLLTGCLLIFIMVVVGGITRLTHSGLSISNYKLISGTIPPMNDVEWQEAFNLYKQYPEYQKLNNQFTLQDFKDIYFWEWLHRVIGRFIGLVFFIPFLYFLIKKQLSKATIKKSIILLCLGAFQGFLGWYMVKSGLVDNPDVSHYRLAAHLTTAFITFAYTFWVALDLIFPHKKDINIAFRNLIRLSLAVLLLQIIYGAFVAGLDAGFIHNHWPMMSEGKFMHQTVYIEQSPLYKNFIEGKSGVQFVHRILAYIVVLFILLIWKKSKKLNLTIYQSKGINILLIILCIQFLLGVFTILLQVPVWLGVAHQIGAFFLLSAMTFTMHRFSK, from the coding sequence ATGAAAAAAGATCATAAAAAAGTTATTTATTGGCTACTTACCGGATGCCTGCTTATTTTTATTATGGTAGTTGTTGGAGGTATTACAAGGCTAACCCATTCAGGATTATCTATATCTAACTATAAACTTATTTCCGGAACGATTCCGCCAATGAATGATGTTGAATGGCAAGAAGCTTTTAACTTGTATAAACAATACCCAGAATATCAAAAATTAAATAATCAATTTACGCTTCAAGATTTTAAAGATATTTATTTTTGGGAGTGGCTACATCGTGTTATTGGTAGGTTTATCGGGCTCGTATTTTTTATTCCATTTTTATACTTTTTAATAAAAAAACAATTATCAAAAGCCACAATTAAAAAATCTATCATTCTGCTCTGTCTTGGAGCCTTTCAAGGTTTTTTAGGCTGGTATATGGTTAAAAGTGGCTTGGTAGACAACCCAGATGTTAGTCATTACCGCTTAGCAGCACATTTAACAACCGCTTTTATAACGTTTGCTTATACTTTTTGGGTAGCCCTAGACTTAATATTTCCACATAAAAAAGACATCAATATCGCATTTAGAAACCTCATTCGGTTAAGTTTAGCCGTTCTATTGCTTCAAATTATATACGGTGCTTTTGTCGCTGGATTAGATGCTGGCTTTATACATAACCATTGGCCTATGATGAGTGAAGGTAAATTTATGCATCAAACCGTTTATATAGAACAAAGTCCACTATATAAAAACTTCATAGAAGGAAAAAGTGGGGTTCAATTTGTTCATAGAATCTTAGCATACATTGTGGTTTTATTTATTTTATTAATTTGGAAAAAATCAAAAAAACTAAACCTCACAATATATCAGTCTAAAGGAATAAATATTTTGCTAATCATTTTATGTATTCAGTTTTTGTTAGGTGTGTTTACTATATTATTACAGGTTCCCGTTTGGTTAGGTGTAGCACATCAAATAGGCGCTTTTTTCTTATTAAGCGCCATGACTTTTACTATGCATCGTTTTTCCAAATAA
- a CDS encoding GNAT family N-acetyltransferase, producing MIKLVRTDSNNTDFVFLVELLNDYLKIVDGADHEFYNQYNNIDVLKHVIVAYIDNKPVGCGAFKKYTEKETEIKRMFTRPETRSQGVASKILKALEAWSEELGFEACLLETGKRQVEAVQFYKKNAYIAIPNYGQYKGVTNSVCFKKSIT from the coding sequence ATGATTAAACTCGTTAGAACCGATTCTAATAATACCGACTTTGTTTTTTTAGTAGAATTATTGAATGATTACTTAAAAATAGTAGATGGAGCTGATCATGAATTTTATAATCAATATAACAACATTGATGTATTAAAACATGTCATAGTTGCTTATATAGATAACAAGCCCGTTGGTTGTGGTGCTTTTAAAAAATATACAGAAAAGGAAACTGAAATAAAACGCATGTTTACACGTCCTGAAACTAGAAGCCAAGGTGTTGCTTCTAAAATATTAAAAGCATTAGAAGCATGGTCTGAAGAATTAGGTTTTGAAGCATGTCTATTAGAAACTGGAAAACGTCAAGTAGAAGCTGTTCAGTTTTATAAAAAAAACGCTTACATAGCAATACCAAATTACGGACAGTATAAAGGTGTAACAAATAGTGTTTGCTTTAAAAAAAGTATCACTTAA